A region of the Acipenser ruthenus chromosome 40, fAciRut3.2 maternal haplotype, whole genome shotgun sequence genome:
GTTGATATGCCATAATTCCGTTTCGTCTTCAATCGCAAGTGGTTAACATGCTAGGTTTACAGGACCAGTCATGTTTGGCAATGTGAGTGAATCCGTGTATATAACAAACTGAACGCGGTTCTTTGCTCTTCCCCTATTCAGCCGCCCAAGGACGATAAGAAGAAGAAAGATGCGGGCAAGTCCGGTAAGAAGGACAAGGACCCAGTCAACAAGTCCGGGGGCAAGGCCAAGAAGAAGGTACGTTCAGCGGCCGGGGGATGTTGAAATGCACAGCTTGTGATTCAGTAAACGTTGCTTAGTTTCTTGCAAACTGTACAGGGGTAATGTATATTTGTGTATGACATTGATGGCATTTTTGGTGTCAACTGTTGCATATGGACGTTATCAGAGGaatgcacagtatttcatgtgcaATACTGACGCCTAAGGGTATAATGCCCTCTTAATTACATTGACTTAAACCCTTCAGGACTTGGATGTCTTGGTGTTGCTCAAAATGCAATAAATTAAATCCCACTGTGGACTGTGCAAAACCTGTTTTAGTCCATGCATTGCAATAAACAAGGTGCTGCACCTAAGATGGTAAACCAGCATCCTCGCTTTGAGCAGCAATGCACACCAGGCGTAGCATGAACAACCTCCATGCACTTTTAATGCTGGCTTGCTTGACAATGAGTTTAGTTGCATCTGAGCTGGTGGCCTCTAAGATATGCCTTATTGTTTAACTGTGGTTTAAGACTTTGAAATTGCATGCATCTTGCACAACGTGGGATAGTCCCAGGGATTAATGGACTCTTTCTCCTGTCTCTGTTGCCTGAGTAGAAGTGGTCCAAGGGGAAAGTGAGGGACAAGCTCAACAACTTGGTCCTCTTCGACAAGGCCACCTATGAAAAGCTGTACAAGGAGGTGCCCAACTACAAACTCATCACCCCCGCTGTGGTGTCTGAGAGGCTGAAGATCAGGGGATCCCTGGCCAGAGCCTCCCTCCAGGAACTGCTCAACAAAGGTGTGGTCTGCTTGCAGCCGTACTGTTATACAGGTTAACACAGCGTGTGTAGGATGTCTTATAAGAGACGCTGTCTTCTGCAGTGAGACGCGttacaaatgtattataaaaaccAAGATGTACAGGAATTTTGACCAGTTCTTAACAGACATTGGTTGACTTACCCATAAGTGATTCATAATTACAGTGCATCCATTTAAAGAGAAACTGAATAACCAGGTTGAAGAAAAGATGTTTCTGTTCATGCTGCTTTTCAAAGTGACAAGGTTTTATACAGGAGTGTCCCCCTAAATCTTTTACTTGGGGCTCCTGTGCAAACCACAAATGCTGGGTAAAGCCATGGCGAGCTTGAGTCAAGCAAGTTTGGCAGAAGATTGGTGCTATTGCTAATTAAGACCTGTAAGTTGTAAACTGCTTGCTTTGTCgctctcccccccccacccccctcccctcaggTATGATCAAGCTGGTTTCTAAACACAGAGCTCAGGTTATCTACACAAGAAACACCAAGGGACCCGATGCACCAGAAGAGAAGGAGGCATAGACAGGTAAGCATCTCCACTTTTCATACTGTCCTGTGCTGTAGGTTTAATCCAGCACCCCAGACACACAGCTAGTCTCAAACACTGGGCTCCCGGGCTCAACATAGGCCTTACCAAGTGAATATATAATACAGCATGCACTGGGACTCCTGTTAGGAGCTGTTGTGACTTCAGCGGTTTGTGTATAAACACTCATAGTTAAAATGCACTTTGTTGGTATGTTATAAGAGCTTTAACGTTCCAAATAAAAGCCTGCGTTTAAGGATGCTTTTGTGATTGACCTTTGTATAGTTTTGACAATTGGAGAGGTCATGGTTTCACAGCCTTCCCATGTTACACAGTTGGAGTGATTAGTCTGCAGTAGAGATATACTGGTGAATAAAGCGGTTTTGCTGTTGCTCAAAGCAGTATGGGAGTTGTTACACCCTACAGTCTGTTTGCTTTGCCTCTTTCGAAGGTATGCAAACTTGAAGAGTTTTAACATGTTGTATTTTTCCTCTTTCAGGGTCAATGGGATGCCAGTGAATGTTGGGGATTGtacaaaatgaattaaaaagttaaaatgtCTATCTGTGCCTGTCGTCTGATTTTGAGAAACGTCGCACACACTTAAACATTCAGCAATGTACACACGACTGGTGTAAGCATGGAGGGTGAGGTAGAAGGTCATAGTTCAACTCTGGGGTAAATGctactttttctcttgaataaggACAGCCTCCCCTCTGCTAAATGCAAGACCTAAACTGCACATGCTACACCCCTTTGATGTACAAGTGCTAGAATTGTCCAGTAGTTCctgaggtaaggtagtccaagagtGGTACTACTGGTCTGTGGAACCTGCTGCTTGTTTAAATGTTCGTGGCTAGTAGTTTGTGGACCTGGTATGTATTGGCATATGTCAATGCCAGTATTGGtactgtgactgggtttaattcaTGTGGGTGTACTCTACATATGCTATGGGAAGGAAGCAGAGTGCTCCACTTGCTGTGTCCCAAGGCATGGGTTATTTGGTAAAGTGACCCAGATTTTTAAAGTGATGGGCACTGGATAGGGGGCAGTGTATGTTAAGTGGATACAATGAGACCACAGGTAAaggcttttatttacttttaaaactgcCCAGATctttaatatataatacattaaaacaaacactttttcaatgttttattttcaatgtgtTTGGTTTTTACATTTACTCCTCCTCCTGCAATACCATGTGTCCAATTTAGCAGTGGAAACTGGAGAGAATATGTACACTATATACAACATCCTGAACTGACTTATTTTCAGGATGGATGCATGCATGGGTGATGCATCTAGGTTATAAACATACAAGGATTtccaaatgaaaaacatttcaCCTTATACTTCTCAACTGGAGTCTCCTAACTCccagtaaaacacaaacaatgggAGCATGCCCTGCTGGACAGTAAGAGAAGTCTGGAACATGCACACATTTCAAGAGTCTGCCGGTTTGTGCTTCTTGCTTCCTTTCCATGGTTCATGTTTCTTTCGCTTGTGATTAGTTCCttgtccctcctcagctctgaaCTGGTGCCTGCGAGTGAAAGAAAACTGGTCAGAATAATCTCGAATTCATCCTATTAACACAACAACTTGTATTTAGAATTGTATTGCAGTGATGGTGTAATTCCCTGACAGCAGGGCTGGTTATCAAGGCACTGTTCTGATAACCCTGCTTGTTTGTAAGCTGCTTCACAAAGCCCTCCAGCGTGTTCCTTACCTGGACTGCCACCTCCTGCCGCTGTTCCACACCCTTCCAAACGAAGGCAGCCAACCAGCGTCCGTCTGAGAGGCGTGGTCGAAATTCGCCCCCACGCGAGTGGCTGGGAGCTTCCGCAGCTTCTCCTGCTCCTCTGGAAATGGAACAGGGAGTCGCAGTGAAATCAATGACATGTCGTGGCAATTCGGTTAGTGGCTCTGTAGATCAGAGATGGTATACTCTGGTCCTGAAGGGGCCATTCCACACCAGGTTTCACAtgttaaatgaaataataaattgcTCCTGGACCTGGTTGGATGCTTAACATGGTTGGAACAACTACCTGATTATCAAGAGTTAGGCAACTCCAGTCCTGGAGAGAGAGGTCCCACTCCAGACTTACCAAGCATAATTAAACTAGGACGTGCTTGCTGAGCTGATCTGAGGTTAAATAGGTCCAGTTTAATAATTGAACACAATGAGAGGAACAAGGTCCTGGAGTGGGAGAGAGTGGATATAGAAGGCACTGACTGTGTTTCAGGAACTCCTCGTGGGACGGTCCAGCCTGGGGCTCCTGGGTCCCAGAGCCGCCCTCCTCAGGGTCCTGCTTCAGCCAGGGTGGGGTGGCTCCTGTAAAAGAAGGAGGGAGAGCCGAGGTGGGACCAGAAAGGACTCTGCCGGTTTCAATACATGCTGCAAGAACAGCATGCCATGCACGCCAGCACTGCACAGACCTGTTTAAC
Encoded here:
- the LOC117966618 gene encoding small ribosomal subunit protein eS25-like — translated: MPPKDDKKKKDAGKSGKKDKDPVNKSGGKAKKKKWSKGKVRDKLNNLVLFDKATYEKLYKEVPNYKLITPAVVSERLKIRGSLARASLQELLNKGMIKLVSKHRAQVIYTRNTKGPDAPEEKEA